One part of the Glycine max cultivar Williams 82 chromosome 14, Glycine_max_v4.0, whole genome shotgun sequence genome encodes these proteins:
- the LOC100809376 gene encoding probable amino acid permease 7 isoform X1: MDVAAKSESKDNLPLLLTQSADPLKRTGTVWTAVAHIVTGVIGSGVLSLPWSTAQLGWLAGPFSILLIASITLFSSFLLCNTYRHPHPEYGPNRSASYLDVVHLHLGISNGRLSGLLVNISLYGFAIAFVITTAISLRTIQNSFCYHNKGPEAACESVDAYYMLLFGAIQIVLSQIPNFHNIKWLSVVAAIMSFTYSFIGMGLSIAQIIEKGHAEGSIGGISTSSGAEKLWLVSQALGDISFSYPFSTILMEIQDTLKSPPPENQTMKKASGIAVTVTTFVYLSCGGAGYAAFGDNTPGNLLTGFGSSKFYWLVNFANACLVVHLVGSYQVYSQPLFATVENWFRFRFPDSEFVNHTYMLKLPLLPTFELNFLSLSFRTAYVASTTVIAMIFPYFNQILGVLGSIIFWPLTIYFPVEIYLTQSSTVSWTTKWVLLRTFSIFGFLFGLFTLIGCIKGIVTEKIS, encoded by the exons ATGGATGTGGCAGCTAAGTCTGAGTCAAAGGACAACCTTCCCTTGTTACTCACCCAATCTGCTGACCCTCTCAAAAGGACAG GGACGGTGTGGACAGCAGTGGCACACATAGTGACAGGGGTGATAGGATCGGGAGTGCTGTCTCTGCCATGGAGCACTGCACAGCTTGGCTGGCTTGCAGGCCCATTCTCCATCCTTCTCATTGCTTCCATcactctcttctcttcttttctcctaTGCAACACTTATCGCCATCCCCATCCCGAATATGGTCCCAATAGGAGTGCCTCCTACCTTGATGTTGTTCATTTGCATTTAG GAATAAGCAATGGACGGCTCAGCGGCCTTCTTGTGAATATAAGTCTGTATGGTTTTGCAATTGCCTTCGTCATCACAACAGCTATCAGCTTAAG AACAATCCAAAATTCATTTTGTTACCACAACAAAGGGCCTGAAGCAGCATGTGAATCTGTAGATGCATATTATATGCTGCTTTTTGGGGCTATCCAAATTGTTCTCTCACAGATACCCAACTTCCATAACATCAAATGGCTGTCGGTTGTTGCTGCAATTATGTCCTTTACTTATTCTTTCATAGGAATGGGGCTTTCCATTGCTCAAATCATAG AAAAAGGACATGCTGAGGGTAGCATTGGAGGAATCAGTACCTCCAGTGGAGCTGAAAAGCTATGGCTGGTTTCTCAAGCACTTGGTGACATATCATTCTCATATCCGTTCTCCACAATTCTTATGGAAATACAG GATACTTTGAAATCACCTCCACCAGAAAACCAAACCATGAAGAAGGCCTCAGGAATAGCGGTCACCGTCACTACATTCGTGTACCTCAGTTGTGGAGGTGCTGGATATGCTGCCTTTGGTGATAATACACCAGGAAACCTTTTAACAGGTTTTGGATCCTCCAAGTTTTATTGGCTTGTGAACTTTGCTAATGCTTGTTTAGTGGTTCACCTAGTTGGTTCATATCAG GTGTATAGCCAGCCTCTTTTTGCCACTGTTGAGAATTGGTTCCGTTTTAGATTCCCAGATAGTGAATTTGTGAATCACACATATATGTTGAAACTCCCGTTGCTTCCAACCTTTGAACTTAATTTTCTCAGCCTGTCTTTCCGAACTGCTTATGTTGCATCAACAACTGTGATTGCAATGATATTTCCCTACTTCAATCAGATTTTGGGGGTTCTGGGTAGCATCATTTTTTGGCCATTGACCATATATTTTCCGGTGGAAATATACTTGACTCAGTCCAGTACTGTATCATGGACGACTAAGTGGGTACTGCTTCGAACTTTCAGCATTTTCGGCTTTTTATTTGGATTGTTCACTCTTATTGGATGTATTAAAGGTATAGTAACTGAAAAAATAAGCTGA
- the LOC100809376 gene encoding probable amino acid permease 7 isoform X2: MDVAAKSESKDNLPLLLTQSADPLKRTGISNGRLSGLLVNISLYGFAIAFVITTAISLRTIQNSFCYHNKGPEAACESVDAYYMLLFGAIQIVLSQIPNFHNIKWLSVVAAIMSFTYSFIGMGLSIAQIIEKGHAEGSIGGISTSSGAEKLWLVSQALGDISFSYPFSTILMEIQDTLKSPPPENQTMKKASGIAVTVTTFVYLSCGGAGYAAFGDNTPGNLLTGFGSSKFYWLVNFANACLVVHLVGSYQVYSQPLFATVENWFRFRFPDSEFVNHTYMLKLPLLPTFELNFLSLSFRTAYVASTTVIAMIFPYFNQILGVLGSIIFWPLTIYFPVEIYLTQSSTVSWTTKWVLLRTFSIFGFLFGLFTLIGCIKGIVTEKIS, from the exons ATGGATGTGGCAGCTAAGTCTGAGTCAAAGGACAACCTTCCCTTGTTACTCACCCAATCTGCTGACCCTCTCAAAAGGACAG GAATAAGCAATGGACGGCTCAGCGGCCTTCTTGTGAATATAAGTCTGTATGGTTTTGCAATTGCCTTCGTCATCACAACAGCTATCAGCTTAAG AACAATCCAAAATTCATTTTGTTACCACAACAAAGGGCCTGAAGCAGCATGTGAATCTGTAGATGCATATTATATGCTGCTTTTTGGGGCTATCCAAATTGTTCTCTCACAGATACCCAACTTCCATAACATCAAATGGCTGTCGGTTGTTGCTGCAATTATGTCCTTTACTTATTCTTTCATAGGAATGGGGCTTTCCATTGCTCAAATCATAG AAAAAGGACATGCTGAGGGTAGCATTGGAGGAATCAGTACCTCCAGTGGAGCTGAAAAGCTATGGCTGGTTTCTCAAGCACTTGGTGACATATCATTCTCATATCCGTTCTCCACAATTCTTATGGAAATACAG GATACTTTGAAATCACCTCCACCAGAAAACCAAACCATGAAGAAGGCCTCAGGAATAGCGGTCACCGTCACTACATTCGTGTACCTCAGTTGTGGAGGTGCTGGATATGCTGCCTTTGGTGATAATACACCAGGAAACCTTTTAACAGGTTTTGGATCCTCCAAGTTTTATTGGCTTGTGAACTTTGCTAATGCTTGTTTAGTGGTTCACCTAGTTGGTTCATATCAG GTGTATAGCCAGCCTCTTTTTGCCACTGTTGAGAATTGGTTCCGTTTTAGATTCCCAGATAGTGAATTTGTGAATCACACATATATGTTGAAACTCCCGTTGCTTCCAACCTTTGAACTTAATTTTCTCAGCCTGTCTTTCCGAACTGCTTATGTTGCATCAACAACTGTGATTGCAATGATATTTCCCTACTTCAATCAGATTTTGGGGGTTCTGGGTAGCATCATTTTTTGGCCATTGACCATATATTTTCCGGTGGAAATATACTTGACTCAGTCCAGTACTGTATCATGGACGACTAAGTGGGTACTGCTTCGAACTTTCAGCATTTTCGGCTTTTTATTTGGATTGTTCACTCTTATTGGATGTATTAAAGGTATAGTAACTGAAAAAATAAGCTGA
- the NF-YA14 gene encoding nuclear transcription factor Y subunit A-14, whose product MQSKSETANQLRSDPRSFAPNQSYSEPWWRGIQCNPVPQAMSGVNISNSSSLERPNGDSESSEEDDDATKEPQPTAPNQPGNYGQDHQALQHSSSSAPLVRDDCLTQAPQLELVGHSIGYAPFIGMPHARMALPLEMAQEPVYVNAKQYQGILRRRQARAKAELEKKLIKVRKPYLHESRHQHAIRRARGNGGRFAKKTEVEASNHMNEEKDMGTGQVPLSRSISSSGFGSLPSDSAETWNSPSVQQGARGSQVHERFEERNYANVLQSSSTSCLHSGERAEEGDCSGQQRGSISSEHTSQRRLAIQ is encoded by the exons ATGCAATCCAAATCTGAAACTGCAAATCAACTGAGGTCTGATCCACGTTCCTTTGCACCTAACCAATCTTATTCTGAACCCTGGTGGCGAGGTATTCAGTGCAATCCTGTCCCCCAAGCAATGTCAGGAGTGAATATATCTAATTCATCTTCACTTGAACGCCCTAATGGTGATTCAGAATCCagtgaagaagatgatgatgccaCTAAAGAACCACAACCCACTGCTCCTAATCAACCAG GAAATTATGGACAAGACCACCAAGCGTTGCAACATTCTtcatcatctgcacctttggTGCGTGATGATTGCCTTACACAGGCTCCACAACTGGAACTTGTTGGCCACTCAATT GGATACGCTCCTTTTATAGGAATGCCTCATGCCAGAATGGCTTTGCCCCTTGAGATGGCTCAAGAGCCTGTTTATGTGAATGCCAAACAATACCAAGGAATTCTGAGACGAAGACAGGCTCGTGCCAAAGCAGAGcttgaaaagaaattaataaaagtcAGAAAG CCTTATCTTCATGAATCCCGGCATCAGCATGCTATAAGAAGAGCACGAGGTAATGGAGGGCGTTTTGCAAAGAAAACTGAAGTTGAGGCTTCAAACCACATGAATGAGGAAAAGGATATGGGTACTGGCCAAGTCCCATTGTCACGGTCAATTAGTTCATCTGGTTTTGGATCACTACCCTCTGATTCTGCCGAGACCTGGAATTCGCCTAGTGTGCAACAAGGTGCAAGAGGATCTCAAGTGCATGAGAGATTTGAAGAACGCAACTATGCAAATGTTTTGCAGTCATCATCTACTTCTTGTTTGCACTCGGGTGAAAGAGCGGAGGAAGGGGACTGTTCAGGTCAGCAACGGGGAAGCATCTCGTCGGAGCACACCTCACAGAGGCGTCTTGCTATTCAGTAA